Proteins encoded by one window of Pseudomonas sp. LS44:
- the pdxH gene encoding pyridoxamine 5'-phosphate oxidase, producing the protein MTRSLADMRRDYTRDGLSETQAPDEPFALFRQWFDDAVHTEQLPVEPNAMTLATVDVQGRPHCRVLLLKGLDERGFSFFSNYDSAKGQQLAQRPYAAMTFFWPALERQVRIEGCVERVSAEESDAYFQVRPLGSQIGAWASPQSQVIGGRDELETRLAEAEQRFLEQAPHCPPHWGGYRLLPERIEFWQGRASRLHDRLNYRLDGATWLRERLAP; encoded by the coding sequence ATGACCCGATCCCTGGCCGATATGCGCCGCGATTACACCCGCGACGGCCTCAGTGAGACGCAGGCGCCGGACGAGCCGTTCGCCCTGTTTCGCCAATGGTTCGACGATGCCGTGCACACCGAGCAACTGCCGGTCGAGCCGAACGCCATGACCCTGGCCACGGTCGATGTGCAGGGCCGCCCGCATTGCCGAGTGCTGTTGCTCAAAGGGCTTGATGAGCGCGGCTTCAGCTTCTTCAGTAATTACGACAGTGCCAAGGGCCAGCAATTGGCGCAGCGTCCGTACGCCGCCATGACGTTTTTCTGGCCGGCGCTGGAGCGCCAGGTGCGCATCGAAGGCTGCGTCGAACGGGTGAGCGCCGAAGAGTCGGATGCCTACTTCCAGGTTCGCCCGCTGGGCAGCCAAATAGGTGCTTGGGCTTCGCCGCAAAGCCAGGTGATTGGCGGGCGCGACGAGCTGGAAACGCGTCTGGCTGAGGCCGAACAGCGTTTCCTCGAACAGGCACCGCACTGCCCGCCGCATTGGGGTGGCTACCGCTTACTGCCGGAGCGCATCGAGTTCTGGCAGGGCCGCGCCAGCCGTCTGCATGACCGCCTCAATTATCGACTCGACGGCGCCACCTGGCTGCGCGAGCGTTTGGCGCCCTAA
- a CDS encoding glycine zipper 2TM domain-containing protein, with protein MRTSILLTATFTAAALTLSGCQSSLTGDTYSRDEARQVQTVRMGTIQALRPVKIEGTKTPIGAGAGAIVGGVGGSAIGHGKGSAVAAVIGAVAGGLLGAATEEGFTRTQGVEITVREDDGSMRAYVQEVQVNEVFKVGDRVRIMSVNGTSRVTR; from the coding sequence ATGCGTACGTCTATTCTGCTGACCGCCACGTTCACAGCCGCCGCGCTGACCTTGAGCGGTTGTCAGTCCAGCCTAACTGGCGATACCTACTCGCGTGATGAAGCTCGTCAGGTACAAACCGTGCGCATGGGCACCATCCAGGCTTTGCGGCCGGTGAAGATCGAAGGCACCAAAACGCCTATCGGCGCTGGCGCTGGCGCGATAGTCGGCGGTGTGGGTGGCAGTGCCATCGGCCATGGCAAAGGCAGCGCGGTGGCGGCAGTGATCGGCGCGGTAGCCGGCGGCCTGTTGGGTGCGGCGACCGAAGAAGGTTTTACCCGTACTCAGGGTGTGGAGATCACCGTGCGTGAAGACGACGGCTCGATGCGCGCCTACGTGCAGGAAGTGCAGGTAAACGAAGTTTTCAAGGTTGGCGACCGGGTTCGGATCATGAGCGTCAACGGTACCAGCCGCGTTACCCGCTGA
- a CDS encoding DMT family transporter, whose protein sequence is MALWGSSFIALKLAFQELPPLWVIFGRMALGSLVFLLAWRWSGRIEYRPGDWKYLLGLTICEPCLYFIFEAMALQRTSASQAGMITALLPLLVAIGAYLFLRERVSRMTLAGFLLAVLGAVWLSLVSEPDVHATAPLLGNFYEFLAMLCATGYTLLLKHLTARYSVFFLTAMQAFIGSVFFLPVAALSSPLPSVISPMAIASVAYLGIVVTVVAYGLYNYGVSRLPASQASGFVNLIPVFTLIFAALFLGERLNSSQMYAVGLVFIGLALSQWRTRVPPPAGILD, encoded by the coding sequence ATGGCGCTGTGGGGCAGTTCGTTCATTGCCTTGAAACTGGCCTTCCAGGAGCTACCGCCGCTGTGGGTGATTTTCGGCCGCATGGCGCTCGGCAGCCTGGTCTTTCTGCTCGCCTGGCGCTGGTCGGGACGCATCGAATATCGCCCCGGCGACTGGAAATACCTGCTCGGCCTGACCATTTGCGAGCCGTGCCTGTATTTCATCTTCGAAGCCATGGCGCTGCAACGCACCAGCGCATCGCAGGCGGGCATGATCACCGCGCTGTTGCCACTGCTGGTGGCCATCGGCGCCTACCTGTTTCTGCGCGAGCGAGTGTCGCGCATGACGCTGGCCGGTTTCCTGTTGGCGGTGCTCGGTGCCGTCTGGCTGAGCCTGGTCAGCGAGCCCGATGTGCATGCTACGGCGCCGTTGCTGGGGAACTTCTACGAGTTTCTCGCCATGCTCTGTGCGACCGGCTACACATTGCTGCTCAAGCATTTGACCGCGCGCTATTCGGTGTTCTTCCTGACCGCCATGCAGGCGTTCATCGGCAGCGTGTTTTTCCTGCCGGTCGCGGCGCTGAGCTCGCCGCTGCCGAGCGTTATCAGCCCGATGGCCATCGCCTCGGTGGCCTACCTGGGTATCGTGGTGACGGTCGTCGCTTATGGTTTGTACAACTATGGCGTCAGTCGCCTACCGGCGAGCCAGGCCTCGGGTTTCGTCAATCTGATTCCGGTGTTCACCCTGATATTCGCCGCGCTGTTTCTCGGCGAGCGTTTGAACAGCAGCCAGATGTACGCTGTCGGTTTGGTATTCATTGGGTTGGCGCTCAGCCAGTGGCGCACACGGGTGCCACCGCCGGCCGGTATCCTCGATTAG
- a CDS encoding PLP-dependent cysteine synthase family protein — MNKMRQWVRESIRIIEADFQRSADTHLIPLETPGLPGVELYFKDESSHPTGSLKHRLARSLFLYALCNGWLKPGAPVIEASSGSTAISEAYFARLLGLPFIAVVPASTAKEKLAQIAFYGGQSHLVDDPTQIYAESELLAKESGGHYLDQFTYAERATDWRANNNIAESIFHQLRFERFPVPSWLVSSPGTGGTLATLGRYVRYRQHTTRVLGADAERSVFFDSYVSGDRGLTLDCGSGIEGIGRPRVEVSFLPEVIDAMTKVPDALSLAAMHYLAERLGRRVGGSSGTNLIGALLAAERMVKQGEQGSVVAILCDGGERYATSYYDADWLRAHGYELQPLIAAVAACVERGQPLPPVAWDSGHRWE, encoded by the coding sequence ATGAACAAGATGCGCCAGTGGGTACGCGAGTCGATCCGCATCATCGAGGCGGATTTCCAGCGCAGTGCCGATACCCATCTGATTCCCCTGGAAACTCCCGGCTTGCCTGGCGTGGAGCTGTACTTCAAGGACGAGTCCAGCCACCCCACGGGCAGTTTGAAGCATCGCCTGGCGCGTTCGCTGTTTCTCTACGCGTTGTGTAATGGCTGGCTCAAGCCGGGCGCTCCGGTGATCGAGGCTTCCAGCGGTTCCACGGCGATTTCCGAGGCTTATTTCGCCCGCCTGCTTGGCCTGCCATTCATTGCCGTAGTGCCAGCCAGCACGGCCAAGGAGAAGCTGGCCCAGATCGCCTTCTACGGCGGTCAGAGCCATCTGGTCGACGACCCGACGCAGATCTACGCCGAATCCGAACTCCTGGCCAAAGAGAGCGGCGGTCACTATCTCGATCAATTCACCTACGCCGAGCGCGCCACCGATTGGCGGGCGAACAACAACATCGCCGAATCGATCTTCCATCAGCTGCGTTTCGAGCGCTTTCCGGTGCCCAGCTGGTTGGTGTCCAGCCCGGGCACTGGCGGCACCCTGGCGACGCTCGGCCGCTATGTGCGCTACCGCCAGCACACCACGCGGGTGTTGGGTGCGGATGCCGAGCGCTCGGTGTTTTTCGACAGCTATGTCAGCGGCGATCGCGGTCTGACCCTGGACTGCGGTTCGGGTATCGAAGGCATCGGTCGACCGCGCGTCGAAGTGTCGTTCCTGCCCGAGGTGATCGACGCGATGACCAAGGTGCCAGACGCCTTATCGCTGGCGGCCATGCATTATCTGGCCGAACGCCTGGGCCGGCGGGTCGGCGGCTCCAGCGGCACCAACCTGATCGGCGCGCTGCTGGCGGCCGAGCGGATGGTCAAGCAGGGTGAACAAGGCTCGGTGGTGGCGATTCTCTGCGACGGGGGCGAGCGCTACGCCACCAGCTATTACGACGCGGATTGGCTGCGTGCCCATGGCTATGAGCTGCAGCCGTTGATCGCCGCTGTCGCCGCGTGTGTCGAACGTGGCCAGCCGCTGCCGCCAGTTGCCTGGGACAGCGGCCACCGCTGGGAATAA
- the gap gene encoding type I glyceraldehyde-3-phosphate dehydrogenase gives MVRIALNGYGRIGRIVLRVLFERGLHQHVQLVAINDLGEPATLAHLTRFDSTFGRFAAQVELQDDQLQVNGHSIQLLREPDPSKLPWQQLGVDVVLECTGKLKKRAQVEQHLSAGAGRVLLSHPLESADLTVVYGVNHQLLGDQQIVSNASCTTNCLAPLAMVLHQAVGIRQGLINTVHAYTNDQSLLDKAHRDLYRSRAAALSMIPSSTGAAKTIGLVLPELAGRLDGLAVRVPTPVVSLLDLTFNAERPTSREAINEALRQGAVRLPNGVMTCNDLPLVSGDFKGAPHSCVADLNHTRVQGELVKVLAWYDNEWAFAERMVDVLLAWPTA, from the coding sequence ATGGTACGCATTGCTCTGAATGGTTACGGACGAATCGGCCGGATTGTCCTCCGCGTCCTGTTCGAACGTGGCTTGCACCAGCACGTCCAGCTGGTCGCCATCAACGATCTTGGCGAGCCCGCCACCCTCGCCCACCTGACGCGCTTCGACTCGACCTTCGGCCGCTTCGCCGCCCAGGTCGAGCTGCAGGACGACCAGCTGCAGGTCAACGGCCATAGCATCCAACTGCTGCGCGAACCGGACCCCAGCAAACTGCCGTGGCAGCAACTCGGCGTCGACGTGGTGCTCGAGTGCACCGGCAAGCTGAAAAAACGCGCGCAGGTAGAACAGCACCTGAGCGCCGGTGCCGGCCGCGTGCTGCTCTCGCACCCGTTGGAAAGCGCCGATCTGACCGTGGTCTACGGCGTAAACCATCAACTGCTGGGCGATCAGCAGATCGTCTCCAATGCGTCCTGCACCACCAACTGCCTGGCGCCGCTGGCCATGGTGCTGCACCAGGCGGTCGGCATCCGCCAGGGCCTGATCAATACCGTGCATGCCTACACCAACGACCAAAGCCTGCTCGACAAGGCGCACCGCGACCTCTACCGCTCGCGGGCGGCGGCGCTGTCGATGATTCCCAGCAGCACGGGAGCGGCGAAGACCATCGGCCTGGTCCTGCCGGAGCTGGCCGGGCGCCTGGACGGCCTGGCGGTGCGCGTGCCGACGCCGGTGGTTTCGCTGCTCGATCTAACCTTCAACGCGGAACGCCCGACCAGCCGCGAAGCGATCAACGAGGCCTTGCGCCAGGGCGCAGTGCGCCTGCCGAATGGGGTGATGACCTGCAATGACCTGCCGCTGGTGTCCGGCGACTTCAAGGGCGCACCGCACTCCTGCGTGGCCGATCTGAATCACACCCGGGTGCAAGGCGAGCTGGTCAAAGTGCTCGCCTGGTACGACAACGAATGGGCCTTCGCCGAGCGCATGGTGGATGTGTTGCTCGCCTGGCCAACTGCCTAG
- a CDS encoding COG3650 family protein — translation MRAPRSLVFALFPLLASCQVFKPQSESATSIPIRLQGELTVSGGKLVLRPCNEKRQLLISNDGSTSLARDAAELLADGPGPLFADVRGRPAASQPSEGDGQLSLTQVYRLQREGHGCADPDFKRLTLHANGHEPDWSINVSAKGLLLQRPGQESLALPYVEEQLPEGRFNLTSEANGQRLELWVAPQRCVDTMSGAVQHLAAELRLNGKVQRGCAYYGGLRSE, via the coding sequence ATGCGCGCCCCCCGTTCTTTAGTGTTTGCCCTGTTTCCGCTTCTCGCCAGTTGCCAGGTCTTCAAGCCGCAATCGGAGTCGGCGACCAGCATCCCGATCCGCCTGCAGGGCGAGTTGACGGTCAGCGGCGGCAAGCTTGTGCTGCGTCCCTGCAACGAGAAACGCCAGCTGCTGATCAGCAACGACGGCAGCACCAGCCTGGCCCGTGACGCCGCAGAGTTGCTCGCCGACGGCCCTGGCCCATTGTTCGCCGATGTGCGTGGGCGGCCGGCCGCCAGCCAGCCCAGCGAAGGCGATGGCCAACTGAGCCTCACCCAGGTGTATCGCCTGCAACGCGAGGGGCATGGTTGCGCCGACCCCGACTTTAAGCGCCTGACCCTGCATGCCAACGGCCATGAGCCGGACTGGAGCATCAACGTCAGCGCCAAAGGCCTCCTGCTACAGCGTCCGGGACAGGAATCGCTGGCCCTGCCCTATGTCGAGGAACAACTGCCTGAGGGCCGCTTCAACCTGACCAGCGAAGCCAATGGCCAGCGTCTGGAACTCTGGGTCGCGCCGCAGCGTTGCGTCGACACCATGAGCGGTGCCGTGCAGCACCTGGCTGCGGAACTGCGCCTCAACGGCAAAGTGCAGCGCGGCTGTGCCTATTACGGCGGATTGCGCAGCGAGTGA
- a CDS encoding DUF488 domain-containing protein — protein sequence MIRCKRVYAPQAADDGYRVLVDRLWPRGCKKESLRLDAWLRDLAPSAVLRKNFGHVAARFEEFRVLYRGELAAHPEHWWVLLDPARQGTLTLLFAAHDVQMNNAVVLAEFLEEELDRQQPGSSPVCYADEM from the coding sequence ATGATTCGCTGTAAACGGGTGTATGCACCGCAAGCGGCAGACGATGGCTATCGGGTGTTGGTCGACCGACTGTGGCCGCGTGGCTGCAAGAAGGAGAGTCTGCGGCTGGACGCCTGGTTGCGCGATCTGGCGCCTTCAGCCGTGCTGCGCAAGAACTTCGGCCATGTGGCGGCGCGTTTCGAGGAGTTTCGCGTGCTCTATCGCGGTGAGCTGGCGGCGCATCCCGAACACTGGTGGGTGCTGCTGGACCCAGCCCGGCAGGGCACGCTGACCCTGCTGTTCGCTGCGCACGATGTGCAGATGAACAATGCCGTGGTGTTGGCGGAGTTTCTCGAAGAGGAGTTGGATCGCCAGCAACCAGGCAGTTCGCCGGTCTGTTATGCCGATGAGATGTGA
- a CDS encoding ABC transporter ATP-binding protein → MLTFDKVSTFYGKIQALHDVSLEVRQGEIVTLIGANGAGKSTLLMTLCGSPRAASGSIRYQGEELIGQASCDIMRKSIAVVPEGRRVFARLTVEENLAMGAFFSSKDEHQEQLDKVLNLFPRLKERFEQRAGTMSGGEQQMLAIGRALMSKPKLLLLDEPSLGLAPIIIQQIFSIIEQLRNDGVTVFLVEQNANQALKLADRAYVLENGRVVMHDTGEALLNDPKVRDAYLGG, encoded by the coding sequence ATGCTGACGTTCGATAAGGTTTCCACCTTCTACGGCAAGATCCAGGCGTTGCACGACGTCAGCCTGGAAGTCCGCCAGGGCGAGATCGTCACCCTGATCGGCGCCAATGGCGCCGGCAAGTCGACCCTGTTGATGACCCTGTGCGGCTCGCCGCGCGCGGCCAGCGGCAGTATCCGCTATCAGGGCGAAGAGCTGATCGGCCAGGCCTCCTGCGACATCATGCGCAAGAGCATCGCGGTGGTGCCGGAAGGCCGTCGCGTGTTCGCCCGCCTGACCGTCGAGGAAAACCTGGCGATGGGCGCGTTCTTCAGCAGCAAGGACGAGCATCAGGAACAGCTGGATAAGGTCTTGAACCTATTCCCGCGCCTCAAGGAGCGCTTCGAACAGCGCGCCGGGACCATGTCCGGCGGCGAACAGCAGATGCTCGCCATCGGCCGGGCGCTGATGAGCAAACCCAAGCTGCTGCTGCTCGACGAGCCGTCGCTGGGTCTGGCGCCGATCATCATCCAGCAGATTTTCTCGATCATCGAGCAACTACGCAACGACGGCGTGACGGTGTTTCTGGTCGAGCAGAACGCCAACCAGGCGCTCAAACTGGCCGACCGCGCCTATGTGCTGGAAAACGGCCGGGTGGTGATGCACGACACCGGCGAAGCGCTGCTCAATGACCCCAAGGTGCGCGACGCCTACCTCGGCGGTTGA
- the livG gene encoding high-affinity branched-chain amino acid ABC transporter ATP-binding protein LivG, whose product MSRPILEVSGLTMRFGGLLAVNGVSLSVQEKQVVSMIGPNGAGKTTVFNCLTGFYQPTEGNILLDGEAIQGLPGHKIARKGVVRTFQNVRLFKDMTAVENLLVAQHRHMNTNFLAGLFKTPGFRKSEREAMEYAAHWLEQVNLTEVANRPAATLAYGQQRRLEIARCMMTRPRLLMLDEPAAGLNPRETETLKELIALLRDQYNVTVLLIEHDMKLVMSISDHIVVINQGAPLASGTPEQIRDNPDVIKAYLGEA is encoded by the coding sequence ATGAGCCGCCCGATTCTTGAAGTGAGCGGCCTGACCATGCGTTTCGGCGGCCTGCTGGCCGTCAACGGCGTGAGTCTGAGCGTGCAGGAAAAACAAGTGGTGTCGATGATCGGCCCGAACGGCGCCGGCAAGACCACCGTTTTCAACTGCCTGACCGGCTTCTATCAGCCGACCGAGGGCAACATCCTCCTCGATGGCGAGGCGATCCAGGGCCTGCCCGGCCACAAGATCGCCCGTAAAGGCGTGGTGCGCACGTTTCAGAACGTGCGGTTGTTCAAGGACATGACTGCCGTGGAAAACCTGCTGGTGGCCCAGCATCGGCATATGAACACCAACTTCCTCGCCGGCCTGTTCAAGACTCCGGGGTTCCGCAAGAGCGAGCGCGAGGCGATGGAATACGCCGCGCACTGGCTGGAGCAGGTGAATCTCACCGAGGTGGCCAACCGCCCGGCCGCGACGCTGGCCTACGGTCAGCAACGCCGCCTGGAAATCGCCCGCTGCATGATGACCCGCCCACGCCTGCTAATGCTCGACGAGCCCGCCGCCGGCCTCAACCCGCGCGAAACCGAGACGCTCAAAGAGCTAATCGCCCTGCTGCGCGACCAGTACAACGTCACCGTGTTGCTGATCGAGCACGACATGAAGCTGGTGATGAGCATTTCCGACCACATTGTGGTGATCAACCAGGGCGCGCCCCTGGCCAGCGGCACTCCGGAACAGATTCGCGACAATCCGGACGTGATCAAAGCCTACCTGGGAGAAGCCTGA